In the genome of Perca fluviatilis chromosome 4, GENO_Pfluv_1.0, whole genome shotgun sequence, one region contains:
- the rab22a gene encoding ras-related protein Rab-22A yields the protein MALRELKVCLLGDTGVGKSSIVWRFVEDSFDPNINPTIGASFMTKTVQYQNELHKFLIWDTAGQERFRALAPMYYRGSAAAIIVYDITKEESFQTLKNWVKELRQHGPPNIVVAIAGNKCDLTDSREVPEKDAKDYADSIHAIFVETSAKNAININEVFIEISKRIPVVDAAGGTSGKAFKLGRQASESRRTCC from the exons ATGGCGCTCAGAGAGTTAAAAGTCTGTCTCCTGGGG GACACTGGCGTTGGGAAGTCGAGTATTGTTTGGAGATTTGTGGAGGACAGCTTTGACCCAAACATCAACCCAACAATTGG GGCATCCTTCATGACCAAGACAGTGCAATACCAAAACGAGCTGCACAAGTTCCTGATCTGGGACACGGCAGGACAAGAGCGG TTTCGTGCTCTGGCACCAATGTACTACAGAGGGTCAGCGGCAGCCATCATTGTTTATGACATTACGAAAGAG GAATCTTTCCAAACACTGAAGAACTGGGTGAAGGAGCTGCGCCAGCATGGTCCTCCTAATATAGTGGTCGCCATCGCTGGCAACAAGTGTGACCTGACAGACTCCAG GGAAGTGCCAGAGAAGGATGCCAAGGACTACGCTGACTCCATCCATGCCATATTTGTAGAAACCAGTGCCAAGAATGCCATTAACATCAACGAGGTGTTTATAGAGATAA GTAAGCGCATTCCCGTTGTCGACGCAGCAGGTGGAACTTCAGGAAAAGCTTTCAAACTCGGACGTCAGGCGTCAGAGTCCCGCAGGACGTGCTGCTGA